The Candidatus Methylomirabilota bacterium genome includes a region encoding these proteins:
- a CDS encoding MaoC family dehydratase N-terminal domain-containing protein: protein MAKTELDLDSLKTHIGRRQESTDVVTPAPANLLRLTFARPERELAAGDLLPPGWHILYFLPRYGPDELRPDGSPRDAGVVPPMPLPRRMFAGERFRFHRPIRVGETLRRVTELADISAKAGGTGTLVFATVLSRILGPDGLAVEEERRTVFREEVKAGERNQAPRREEAPTDVAWRRRIEPDPVLLFRFSALTFNSHRIHYDRAWAMDVEGYPDLVVHGPLTSTLLLDFARDSNPGRIFRAYTTQARAPLFADASFELRGRPTADGRGCELWAVTPAGTVAMSAQAELG from the coding sequence ATGGCGAAGACCGAGCTGGACCTCGACAGTCTGAAGACCCACATCGGCCGGCGCCAGGAGTCGACGGACGTCGTCACGCCGGCCCCGGCGAACCTCCTGCGCCTGACCTTCGCCCGGCCCGAGCGCGAGCTGGCGGCAGGCGATCTGCTGCCCCCGGGCTGGCACATTCTCTACTTCCTGCCGCGCTACGGCCCCGACGAGCTCAGGCCGGACGGGAGTCCCCGCGACGCCGGCGTGGTTCCCCCCATGCCGCTGCCGCGCCGCATGTTCGCGGGCGAGCGCTTCCGCTTCCACCGGCCCATCCGGGTGGGCGAGACCCTGCGCCGCGTGACCGAGCTGGCGGACATCTCCGCGAAGGCCGGCGGCACCGGCACGCTCGTGTTCGCCACCGTGCTGAGCCGCATCCTCGGCCCGGACGGGCTGGCCGTGGAGGAGGAACGTCGGACGGTGTTTCGTGAAGAGGTGAAGGCGGGCGAGCGCAATCAGGCGCCACGCCGCGAGGAGGCCCCGACGGACGTGGCGTGGCGCCGGCGCATCGAGCCCGATCCCGTCCTCCTGTTTCGCTTCTCCGCGCTCACGTTCAACAGCCATCGCATCCACTACGACCGCGCGTGGGCGATGGACGTGGAGGGATATCCCGACCTCGTCGTGCACGGCCCGCTCACCTCCACGCTCCTCCTCGACTTCGCGCGCGACTCGAATCCGGGGCGCATCTTCCGCGCTTATACCACGCAGGCACGGGCTCCGCTGTTCGCCGACGCATCGTTCGAGCTGCGCGGCCGGCCCACCGCCGACGG
- a CDS encoding DUF3750 domain-containing protein yields MPRRLAAFVLLAGLAFPLFLAGAGCAALERASGDWRSLITEPTGQAPDPATTPEPVIQVYAARTVGWRGLVAVHTWIAVKRAGAGAYTRYEVMGWGVEYGRPAIRVNRAGPDNYWFGSRPNRLVDRRGLEVEALIDKVEAAIKAYPYPDRYRSWPGPNSNTFLAHIGREVPELRLDLPPTAIGKDFLIGGHVVGRSPSGTGVQLSLLGLGGLLVGWEEGVEVNMLGLSFGLDWNRPALRLPAVGRLGFP; encoded by the coding sequence ATGCCGCGGCGGCTCGCGGCGTTCGTCCTCCTGGCCGGGCTTGCGTTCCCCCTCTTCCTCGCGGGGGCGGGCTGCGCCGCGCTGGAGCGGGCGAGCGGCGACTGGCGCTCGCTCATCACCGAGCCCACCGGCCAGGCGCCCGATCCCGCGACCACGCCGGAGCCCGTCATCCAGGTGTATGCCGCGCGCACCGTGGGCTGGCGCGGGCTGGTCGCCGTGCACACGTGGATCGCGGTGAAGCGCGCCGGCGCGGGCGCCTACACCCGCTACGAGGTCATGGGCTGGGGCGTGGAGTACGGCCGGCCCGCCATCCGCGTCAACCGCGCGGGGCCGGACAATTACTGGTTCGGGAGCCGGCCGAATCGCCTGGTGGATCGTCGCGGGCTCGAGGTCGAGGCGCTGATCGACAAGGTGGAGGCGGCGATCAAGGCCTATCCCTACCCGGATCGCTATCGCTCCTGGCCGGGCCCGAACAGCAATACGTTTCTCGCCCACATCGGGCGCGAGGTGCCAGAGCTCAGGCTGGATCTGCCGCCCACCGCCATCGGCAAGGACTTCCTCATCGGGGGCCACGTGGTGGGCCGCTCGCCGAGCGGCACCGGCGTGCAGCTCTCGCTCCTCGGGCTCGGAGGTCTGCTCGTCGGCTGGGAGGAGGGCGTCGAGGTGAACATGCTGGGCCTCTCGTTCGGCCTCGACTGGAACCGCCCCGCCCTCCGATTGCCCGCGGTGGGGCGCCTGGGCTTCCCCTAG
- a CDS encoding nuclear transport factor 2 family protein gives MSIVRQFADAFNGGDVKALVGLFTESGSYDDLFFGPHKGHAALREMFERMFHEGKGYHWQFDIVVEDGRRAAGEWRFSYTVSDAIPRSAGRPVRFKGMSVFDLEGGKIAAYREYADTGVALLQLGFKPEGLAKVLAKRVPAA, from the coding sequence ATGAGCATCGTGCGCCAGTTCGCCGACGCCTTCAATGGAGGTGACGTGAAGGCCCTCGTCGGGCTCTTCACCGAGTCCGGCTCGTACGATGACCTCTTCTTCGGCCCGCACAAGGGGCACGCCGCGCTCCGCGAGATGTTCGAGCGCATGTTCCACGAGGGCAAGGGCTATCACTGGCAGTTCGACATCGTGGTCGAGGACGGCCGCCGCGCGGCAGGGGAGTGGCGCTTCTCCTACACGGTGTCGGACGCGATTCCCCGCAGCGCCGGCCGTCCCGTGCGTTTTAAGGGGATGAGCGTGTTCGACCTCGAGGGCGGAAAGATCGCCGCCTACCGCGAGTACGCCGACACGGGCGTGGCGCTGCTCCAGCTCGGGTTCAAGCCCGAGGGTCTCGCCAAGGTGCTCGCCAAGCGCGTCCCCGCCGCCTAG
- a CDS encoding TlpA disulfide reductase family protein, translating into MTDTRFTIIDDGRPAEVPARVRDDQVRLTPQALEQALGWTLKPEGLCRANVCVPLRARASVETAEGVDLAGVASALGRPLAVDVEARAAYLGVSAQERGQRLESLEAPDFTLPDLEGRLHSLREQRGKKVLLVAYASWUGCRLDLPVWQAVQEELGSRGFAVITVALDKSAEAARPWIEASKPSSPAAMHVALIDTEHRLADLYNIVNVPTVFWIDERGRIVRPNDVAFGTDTFTHITGLESARHLGALRAWVKGEAPALPAGPSARELLPGVTAEHQQARAEFGLGEWLHRQGQVEAAARHFVRGGELAPHDFTIRRGTMPMRGIDPMGPEFRAMLTDWVGKGNAYYLPLADTKGAAPQ; encoded by the coding sequence ATGACCGACACTCGCTTCACGATCATCGACGACGGCCGGCCCGCGGAGGTGCCCGCGCGCGTGCGCGACGACCAGGTGCGCCTCACGCCCCAGGCGCTCGAGCAGGCGCTGGGGTGGACGCTCAAGCCCGAGGGCCTGTGCCGCGCGAACGTGTGCGTGCCGCTCCGTGCGCGGGCCTCGGTGGAGACGGCGGAGGGCGTGGATCTGGCCGGCGTGGCGAGCGCGCTGGGCCGTCCGCTTGCGGTGGACGTGGAGGCGCGCGCGGCGTATCTCGGCGTGAGCGCCCAGGAGCGCGGGCAGCGCCTGGAGTCCCTCGAGGCGCCCGACTTCACGCTGCCCGACCTCGAGGGACGGCTCCACTCGCTGCGCGAGCAGCGAGGCAAGAAGGTACTGCTGGTCGCCTACGCCTCCTGGTGAGGGTGCCGCCTCGACCTGCCGGTCTGGCAGGCGGTGCAGGAAGAGCTGGGGAGCCGGGGCTTCGCCGTGATCACGGTTGCGCTCGACAAGTCGGCGGAGGCCGCGCGGCCGTGGATCGAGGCGTCGAAGCCGTCCTCGCCCGCGGCCATGCACGTGGCGCTGATCGACACCGAGCATCGCCTGGCCGATCTCTACAACATCGTCAACGTGCCCACGGTGTTCTGGATCGACGAGCGGGGGCGTATCGTGCGGCCCAATGACGTCGCCTTCGGCACCGACACCTTCACGCACATCACCGGGCTCGAGTCGGCGCGGCACCTGGGCGCGCTCCGCGCGTGGGTGAAGGGCGAGGCGCCCGCGCTGCCCGCCGGCCCCTCCGCGCGCGAGCTCCTGCCGGGCGTCACCGCCGAGCATCAGCAGGCGCGGGCGGAGTTCGGCCTGGGCGAGTGGTTGCATCGCCAGGGGCAGGTGGAGGCGGCGGCGCGCCACTTCGTGCGCGGCGGCGAGCTAGCGCCGCACGACTTCACGATCCGCCGCGGCACCATGCCGATGCGCGGCATCGATCCCATGGGGCCGGAGTTCCGCGCCATGCTGACGGACTGGGTGGGGAAGGGGAACGCCTACTATCTCCCGCTCGCCGACACCAAGGGCGCCGCCCCGCAGTGA
- a CDS encoding CoA pyrophosphatase has product MSSITHRFDEALRARARRHLDAFERRGAEADGLRPAAVAVVLLPDAEGRACFLITRRAAGLRAHARQWALPGGRLDRGERAVDAALRELREEVGLTLGPETVLGTLDDYGTRSGFLITPVVVWGGAEAALAPNPAEVASAHLVAFDELERPDVPRLVSIPESDRPVIQLPILDTLVHAPTAAVVYQTREVAIHGRPTRVYHFEQPVWAWR; this is encoded by the coding sequence ATGTCCTCCATCACCCACCGGTTCGACGAGGCGCTGCGCGCGCGCGCGCGCCGCCACCTCGACGCCTTCGAGCGGCGCGGCGCCGAGGCCGACGGGCTGCGCCCGGCGGCGGTGGCGGTGGTGCTGCTGCCCGACGCGGAGGGGCGCGCCTGCTTCCTGATCACCCGGCGCGCCGCGGGGCTGCGCGCGCACGCTCGTCAGTGGGCGCTGCCGGGCGGCCGGCTCGACCGGGGCGAGCGCGCGGTCGATGCCGCCTTGCGCGAGCTGCGCGAGGAGGTCGGGCTCACGCTCGGGCCCGAGACGGTGCTGGGCACGCTGGACGACTACGGCACGCGTTCTGGCTTCCTCATCACCCCGGTGGTGGTATGGGGCGGCGCGGAGGCGGCGCTGGCGCCGAACCCCGCCGAGGTGGCGAGCGCGCACCTCGTGGCCTTCGACGAGCTGGAGCGGCCCGACGTGCCGCGCCTCGTCTCGATTCCCGAGAGCGACCGGCCGGTCATCCAGCTCCCGATCCTCGACACCTTGGTGCACGCGCCCACCGCCGCCGTCGTCTACCAGACGCGCGAGGTCGCCATCCACGGCCGGCCGACGCGCGTGTATCATTTCGAGCAGCCGGTGTGGGCGTGGCGTTGA
- a CDS encoding LLM class F420-dependent oxidoreductase: MAIKLGLFSMNQDACSHPEGAARVARAAEAAGFESLWCGEHVVLPDPQAPPSPMAPRDHILDPIVALTWLAAHTGRLRLGTGIIIMPQRNPLVLAKELASLDVLSGGRLILGIGVGYLEPEFRAIGANYAQRGAVTDEYVEAMQAIWGQDRPAYKGRFAAFSDVQAHPQPVQRPGPPIVVGGRSASAFRRAVTRGHGWYGFGLDAAGAATALAGLREAAARVPRPPALGPLELSLTPRGYGLDLAAAREFAALGFHRLIIRPPKDLDVAGLEAFVRRAGTELVGKV, encoded by the coding sequence ATGGCCATCAAGCTCGGGCTCTTCTCGATGAATCAGGACGCGTGCAGTCATCCGGAAGGGGCTGCCCGCGTGGCGCGTGCCGCCGAGGCCGCCGGCTTCGAGTCGCTCTGGTGCGGGGAGCACGTGGTGCTGCCGGACCCGCAGGCGCCGCCGTCGCCGATGGCCCCGCGGGACCACATTCTGGACCCGATCGTCGCGCTCACCTGGCTCGCCGCCCACACCGGGCGCCTGCGCCTCGGCACGGGCATCATCATCATGCCGCAGCGGAATCCGCTGGTGCTCGCCAAGGAGCTGGCCAGCCTCGACGTGCTCTCCGGCGGCCGCCTCATCCTCGGCATCGGCGTCGGCTATCTCGAGCCCGAGTTCCGTGCCATCGGCGCGAACTACGCCCAGCGCGGCGCCGTGACCGACGAGTACGTCGAGGCGATGCAGGCGATCTGGGGCCAGGACCGGCCGGCCTACAAGGGCCGCTTCGCGGCATTCTCGGACGTCCAGGCGCATCCCCAGCCGGTGCAGCGCCCGGGCCCGCCCATCGTGGTGGGCGGGCGCAGCGCCTCCGCGTTTCGCCGCGCCGTCACGCGGGGGCATGGCTGGTACGGCTTCGGGCTCGACGCGGCCGGCGCCGCCACCGCGCTGGCCGGCCTTCGCGAGGCCGCCGCGCGCGTCCCGCGCCCGCCCGCGCTCGGCCCCCTCGAGCTCTCCCTCACGCCTCGCGGCTACGGCCTCGATCTGGCCGCGGCCAGGGAATTTGCCGCGCTCGGCTTCCACCGCCTGATCATCCGGCCCCCCAAAGATCTCGACGTCGCCGGCCTGGAGGCCTTCGTGCGGCGGGCCGGGACCGAGCTGGTCGGCAAGGTCTGA
- a CDS encoding nitroreductase family deazaflavin-dependent oxidoreductase, producing MAATYRLGAARRLANTLVRGLLRLGLGPPRTYLLTVAGRKTGRPLSTPVTLVEMEGHRWLVAPYGEVAWVRNLRAAGRATLARGQRVEAVTARPLSPEESAPVLRRYIKDVPITRPYFDVRPDSPLEAFVAEAPRHPVFLLGSAPPDTR from the coding sequence GTGGCCGCGACGTATCGCCTCGGCGCCGCGCGGCGCCTCGCCAACACCCTCGTCCGTGGCCTGTTGCGCCTGGGGCTCGGGCCGCCGCGCACCTATCTCCTGACCGTCGCCGGTCGCAAGACCGGCCGACCGCTCTCCACGCCGGTGACCCTCGTCGAGATGGAAGGGCATCGCTGGCTGGTCGCGCCGTACGGCGAGGTGGCGTGGGTGCGCAACCTGCGAGCGGCGGGGCGCGCGACGCTCGCGCGGGGCCAACGGGTGGAGGCGGTGACGGCGCGCCCCCTGAGCCCGGAGGAGAGCGCGCCGGTGCTGCGGCGCTACATCAAGGACGTGCCCATCACACGGCCCTACTTCGACGTGCGTCCCGATTCGCCCCTCGAGGCGTTCGTCGCGGAGGCGCCGCGGCATCCCGTGTTCCTCCTGGGATCCGCCCCGCCCGACACGCGTTGA
- a CDS encoding sugar phosphate isomerase/epimerase family protein: MSLPLALHTWTLDSTPLADVLAIARRTGWDAVELRRVDFLRAREAGKTDEEVLGWVRASGLGVACVGVELGWVYADGAELTRLLGVFNESCRAAAALGCPRVMSAVGPGQGALPTMAERVREAAAIAASHGVRLAFEFSYGAAQLNTIARMRELVARAGHPACGLLLDTYHIQRSGGSVKDVDDVTPEEIVYVQFSDVPRGALDPKDMLNRLPAGRGVAPIRELFAAFAGKGYRGPLSYEAPNPAAWARPAEDVAREGLAAARAVLP, from the coding sequence GTGAGCCTCCCGCTCGCGCTCCACACCTGGACGCTCGACTCGACGCCGCTCGCCGACGTCCTCGCGATCGCCCGCCGCACGGGCTGGGACGCGGTCGAGCTGCGCCGGGTGGACTTCCTGCGCGCGCGCGAGGCCGGCAAGACCGACGAAGAGGTGCTCGGCTGGGTGCGGGCCTCGGGTCTCGGCGTCGCGTGCGTCGGCGTGGAACTAGGCTGGGTGTACGCGGACGGCGCCGAGCTCACGCGCCTGCTGGGGGTGTTCAACGAGTCGTGCCGCGCCGCCGCCGCGCTGGGCTGTCCCCGCGTGATGAGCGCGGTGGGGCCCGGCCAGGGCGCCCTGCCCACGATGGCCGAGCGCGTGCGGGAGGCCGCGGCCATCGCCGCATCCCACGGCGTGCGCCTCGCCTTCGAGTTCAGCTACGGCGCGGCCCAGCTCAACACGATCGCGCGCATGCGCGAGCTGGTGGCGCGCGCGGGCCATCCCGCGTGCGGGCTCCTGCTGGACACCTATCACATCCAGCGCAGCGGGGGCAGCGTGAAGGACGTCGACGACGTGACACCCGAGGAGATCGTCTACGTGCAGTTCAGCGACGTGCCTCGCGGTGCGCTCGATCCCAAGGATATGCTGAACCGCCTGCCCGCGGGTCGGGGGGTGGCGCCGATCCGCGAGCTCTTCGCGGCCTTCGCGGGGAAGGGCTATCGCGGGCCGCTGAGCTATGAGGCGCCCAATCCCGCCGCATGGGCGCGGCCCGCCGAAGACGTCGCGCGCGAAGGGCTGGCCGCGGCGCGCGCCGTCCTGCCCTAG
- a CDS encoding NIPSNAP family protein — MLYELRTYHAMPGRLPDLNRRFAEITMDFFKKHGIQVVGFWTNELGGPSDQLLYILAWESLADREKKWSGFFSDKERLAKFAETEKNGPLVRKLTAHILRPTAYSPMQ; from the coding sequence ATGCTCTACGAGCTCCGGACCTATCACGCGATGCCGGGCCGCCTGCCCGATCTCAACCGCCGCTTCGCCGAGATCACCATGGACTTCTTCAAGAAGCACGGGATCCAGGTGGTCGGCTTCTGGACCAACGAATTGGGGGGGCCGTCCGATCAGCTCCTCTACATCCTGGCCTGGGAGAGCCTCGCCGATCGGGAGAAGAAGTGGAGCGGGTTCTTCAGCGACAAGGAGCGCCTCGCCAAGTTCGCCGAGACGGAGAAGAACGGTCCGCTGGTGCGCAAGCTCACCGCGCACATCCTCCGTCCCACCGCGTATTCCCCCATGCAGTAG
- a CDS encoding alpha-hydroxy acid oxidase: MTTPKYVTLPEIRDAARAKLPRDEWNFGDGGAETETTLRRNRAHLDRLAIRQNVLVDVRTVDLGTTFLGRPLSWPVAVAPMGGLILFHPDGDCEMARGAGEGDTLQFLSGATGWPVEDVAKAGAGPKMFQLYHHGDRGWVGELMKRVEASGYLSVCLTVDVQWYGRRERDIVNRYVPRDAMAKAPNPRGPDQSYQARLTWDDVDWLRKTVRLPIGVKGIMTPEDARRAVEHGVDIVWVSNHGGRQLDQTQSTIDALPPIVDAVGGAASIVVDGGFNRGTDVLKALARGADLVAVGRTMLWGLAAEGAAGVARTCAIMREEMSTALALSGQTTVKGLEPDYVMRVD; encoded by the coding sequence ATGACGACACCCAAGTACGTGACCCTGCCCGAGATTCGCGATGCGGCCCGCGCCAAGCTCCCCCGTGACGAGTGGAACTTCGGCGACGGCGGCGCCGAGACCGAGACCACGCTGCGCCGCAACCGCGCGCATCTCGATCGCCTTGCGATCCGCCAGAACGTGCTGGTCGACGTGCGCACGGTCGATCTGGGCACCACCTTCCTCGGCCGCCCGCTGTCCTGGCCGGTGGCGGTGGCGCCGATGGGCGGGCTCATCCTCTTCCATCCCGATGGCGACTGCGAGATGGCGCGCGGCGCCGGCGAGGGCGACACGCTGCAATTCCTCTCCGGCGCCACCGGCTGGCCGGTGGAGGACGTGGCGAAGGCGGGCGCGGGGCCGAAGATGTTCCAGCTCTACCACCACGGCGACCGCGGCTGGGTGGGCGAGCTGATGAAGCGCGTGGAGGCCTCCGGTTATCTTTCGGTTTGTCTCACGGTGGACGTGCAATGGTACGGTCGGCGCGAGCGCGACATCGTCAATCGCTACGTGCCGCGCGACGCGATGGCGAAGGCGCCGAACCCGCGCGGACCGGACCAGTCCTACCAGGCGCGGCTCACCTGGGACGACGTGGACTGGCTGCGCAAAACGGTGCGGCTCCCGATCGGCGTGAAGGGAATCATGACGCCGGAGGACGCGCGCCGCGCGGTAGAGCACGGGGTCGACATCGTGTGGGTGTCGAACCACGGCGGCCGCCAGCTCGATCAGACGCAATCGACGATCGACGCGCTGCCTCCCATCGTCGACGCGGTGGGCGGCGCGGCGAGCATCGTGGTTGACGGCGGCTTCAACCGCGGCACCGACGTCCTCAAGGCCCTGGCCCGGGGCGCCGATCTCGTCGCGGTGGGCCGCACCATGCTCTGGGGCCTCGCGGCCGAGGGCGCGGCGGGTGTGGCCCGCACATGCGCGATCATGCGCGAGGAGATGTCGACTGCGCTCGCCCTCTCCGGTCAGACGACCGTGAAGGGGCTCGAGCCCGACTACGTGATGCGGGTGGACTGA
- a CDS encoding DMT family transporter: MSSTAASAAEPAPSPSSRRGEGRGDGLALVAAAALFWSLGGLLARLVATDAWTTVFWRSVFAALFLLGVTAMQERGATWARIRGLGAAGVGMALCFATASTCFINALAYTTVANALVIQSTSPFIAALLGWAWMGERVRRRSWLAMAAALGGAAVMASHSWGAGSIRGDGLALVTAMAFATAIVIVRQHRHVRMTAAAALANVFSALFALGPARPTQASAPDLALLALFGAAQLGFGLVLFTAGARLIPVAEASLIGMLENVLGPLWVWLALGETPAAATLLGGGVILGALVVHTALDWREG, from the coding sequence ATGTCCTCTACGGCCGCCTCGGCAGCTGAGCCGGCTCCTTCCCCTTCTTCCCGCCGGGGAGAAGGTCGGGGTGACGGTCTCGCTCTCGTCGCGGCGGCCGCGCTCTTCTGGAGCCTGGGCGGGCTCCTCGCGCGGCTGGTCGCCACCGACGCGTGGACGACCGTCTTCTGGCGGTCCGTCTTCGCGGCACTGTTCCTGCTCGGCGTCACCGCGATGCAGGAGCGGGGGGCGACCTGGGCGCGGATCCGGGGGCTGGGAGCCGCGGGCGTCGGGATGGCGCTCTGCTTCGCCACCGCCTCCACGTGCTTCATCAACGCGCTCGCCTACACGACCGTGGCCAACGCCCTCGTCATCCAGAGCACGTCGCCGTTCATCGCGGCGCTCCTGGGCTGGGCGTGGATGGGTGAGCGCGTTCGCCGGCGGAGCTGGCTCGCCATGGCGGCAGCCCTCGGCGGCGCTGCGGTCATGGCTTCGCACTCGTGGGGTGCGGGCTCCATCCGTGGTGACGGCCTCGCGCTCGTGACGGCGATGGCCTTCGCGACGGCCATCGTGATCGTCCGGCAGCATCGCCACGTGCGCATGACGGCGGCGGCCGCCCTGGCCAACGTGTTCTCCGCGCTGTTCGCGCTGGGCCCCGCCCGGCCGACGCAGGCGAGCGCGCCGGACCTGGCCTTGCTCGCGCTCTTCGGCGCGGCGCAGCTCGGCTTCGGGCTCGTCCTCTTCACCGCGGGCGCGCGCCTGATCCCCGTCGCGGAAGCCTCGCTCATCGGGATGCTGGAGAACGTGCTGGGTCCGTTGTGGGTCTGGCTCGCGCTGGGCGAGACGCCGGCCGCCGCCACCTTGCTGGGCGGCGGGGTGATTCTCGGCGCGCTCGTCGTCCACACCGCACTCGACTGGCGTGAGGGCTAA
- a CDS encoding cupin domain-containing protein — MPEPTAPRAVPTVQIDNDAVRVTEWRFARGAATGHHRHEYAYVVVPMSTGRLAIETKDGVTTSELVTGQAYFRVAGAEHDVKNANPQEFVFVEIELKSLPLTPHGGAR; from the coding sequence ATGCCCGAGCCGACCGCGCCGCGCGCGGTTCCCACCGTGCAGATCGACAACGATGCGGTGCGCGTCACTGAGTGGCGCTTCGCGAGGGGCGCTGCCACCGGCCATCACCGCCACGAGTACGCCTATGTCGTCGTGCCGATGTCGACGGGCCGCCTCGCCATCGAGACCAAAGACGGCGTGACCACCAGCGAGCTCGTCACGGGGCAAGCCTATTTCCGCGTCGCCGGCGCCGAGCACGACGTGAAGAACGCCAATCCGCAGGAGTTCGTCTTCGTGGAGATCGAGCTGAAGTCTCTCCCCCTCACCCCGCACGGAGGTGCCCGCTGA
- a CDS encoding DUF1499 domain-containing protein, translating into MVSRAVPRASFGLAVVSAVVVILSGFGYRWGWWSVGTSFSVLRVAAFAGIGVGVLALVGVGLAAVARAWPGVVLSVLALAIAAGVAWLPLSFQKMARTVPRIHDITTDTEHPPVFVAILERRRDAPNPPDYDGAEVAAAQKRGYPDLGPATVSVPPDRALAAAEATARALGWEIVAVVTSEGRLEATATTPWFGFKDDVVVRVTPEGSGSRVDVRSKSRIGRSDLGTNAKRIRAFLTDLRSHLT; encoded by the coding sequence ATGGTCAGCCGGGCGGTCCCGCGTGCCTCGTTCGGCCTCGCCGTCGTGAGCGCCGTCGTCGTCATCCTCTCCGGGTTCGGTTATCGTTGGGGCTGGTGGAGCGTGGGGACCTCATTCAGCGTGCTGCGTGTGGCAGCCTTCGCGGGAATCGGCGTGGGCGTGCTCGCCCTGGTAGGCGTCGGCCTCGCCGCGGTCGCCCGCGCGTGGCCCGGCGTGGTCCTGTCCGTCCTGGCGCTCGCCATCGCGGCGGGGGTGGCGTGGCTGCCTCTGAGCTTCCAGAAGATGGCGCGCACGGTGCCGCGCATCCACGACATCACCACCGACACGGAGCATCCGCCGGTGTTCGTCGCCATCCTCGAGCGGCGGCGCGATGCGCCCAATCCCCCCGACTACGACGGCGCCGAGGTGGCGGCCGCGCAGAAGCGCGGCTACCCGGATCTCGGCCCCGCCACCGTGTCCGTGCCGCCCGATCGCGCGCTCGCCGCCGCCGAGGCCACCGCCCGCGCGCTCGGCTGGGAGATCGTCGCGGTGGTGACCTCGGAGGGCCGGCTGGAAGCCACCGCGACCACGCCGTGGTTCGGCTTCAAGGACGATGTGGTGGTCCGCGTGACGCCCGAAGGATCCGGCAGCCGCGTGGACGTGCGCTCGAAGTCGCGCATCGGGCGCAGCGATCTCGGCACCAACGCCAAGCGCATCCGCGCCTTCCTCACCGACCTCCGTAGCCACCTGACCTGA
- a CDS encoding chromate transporter, whose translation MELLRIAWTFLWLSFLCIGGGLGIVPEIERQAVTAHQWITSREFVDAYTIAQLTPGPNMKIAAFIGYAARGPLGALVAAVAMFVPPAILTALVSQHWGRFRGRPWALASERTLAAIGMGLMAGGCYTLARSAIHDVHAGAIAVGAALALMTLRVSPLPVVLAAGLVGWLLG comes from the coding sequence ATGGAGCTCCTCCGCATCGCGTGGACCTTTCTCTGGCTCTCCTTCCTCTGCATCGGCGGCGGCCTCGGCATCGTGCCGGAGATCGAGCGCCAGGCCGTCACTGCGCATCAGTGGATCACCTCGCGCGAGTTCGTGGACGCCTACACCATCGCGCAGCTCACGCCGGGTCCCAACATGAAGATCGCCGCGTTCATCGGCTACGCCGCGCGCGGCCCCCTCGGCGCGCTGGTCGCCGCGGTGGCCATGTTCGTGCCGCCCGCGATCCTCACCGCGCTGGTCTCGCAGCACTGGGGGCGCTTCCGCGGGCGGCCCTGGGCGCTGGCGTCGGAGCGCACGCTCGCCGCGATCGGCATGGGGCTGATGGCCGGCGGCTGCTACACGCTCGCGCGCTCGGCCATTCACGACGTGCACGCCGGCGCGATCGCGGTGGGGGCGGCGCTCGCGTTGATGACGCTTCGGGTGTCCCCGCTGCCCGTCGTGCTCGCGGCCGGGCTCGTGGGCTGGCTGCTGGGCTAA
- a CDS encoding chromate transporter translates to MTRPSLARLTAVFAWIGLASLGGGRSAYFHDALVVRLRWLRDEEFLQDLAVSQVMPGPNFSNLAVALGHRLRGYRGAACALLALVLPGGLLFLALALLLRKGVAPEAAHMLAGMGAAVVGLILIMTWRILRVGLRGRVGVVLAAGTFFAVGPLRLPTYIAIAAMIVLGLWLNRPRASEALTPRESD, encoded by the coding sequence GTGACCCGACCGAGCCTCGCGCGACTCACTGCGGTGTTCGCATGGATCGGCCTCGCCAGCCTCGGCGGCGGACGCAGCGCCTATTTCCACGACGCGCTGGTGGTGCGCCTGCGGTGGCTGCGCGACGAGGAGTTCCTCCAGGATCTGGCGGTGAGCCAGGTGATGCCCGGTCCCAACTTCTCCAATCTCGCGGTGGCGCTGGGCCATCGTCTGCGGGGCTATCGCGGCGCGGCCTGCGCGCTCCTCGCGCTCGTCCTGCCCGGGGGCCTCCTCTTCCTCGCCCTCGCCCTGCTCCTGCGCAAAGGCGTGGCCCCCGAGGCGGCCCACATGCTCGCCGGCATGGGAGCGGCGGTGGTCGGGCTCATCCTCATCATGACCTGGCGCATCCTGCGCGTGGGCCTTCGCGGGCGCGTGGGTGTGGTCCTCGCGGCGGGCACCTTCTTCGCGGTCGGGCCGCTGCGGCTGCCGACGTACATCGCCATCGCCGCGATGATCGTGCTCGGCCTCTGGCTCAACCGGCCGCGGGCTTCGGAAGCCCTCACGCCGCGCGAGTCGGACTGA